Proteins encoded together in one bacterium window:
- a CDS encoding T9SS type A sorting domain-containing protein, which produces MKTKIISFSLLLFIIATPTKSQEWEFVGLDSMIIYGLEVRGDTIWAGTRDLSINDNSGLYKSIDQSQTWEKLDSSLGNKTVTLFSIDKNNSSKIFILKPYYQTGYLFRTTNNGLSWDSIGTPGDAPITDFIISPIDPNEYYVITHTRGHEWETIELFYKTTDAGNYWEYKCCPGEQEFGIVMTFALDKINPNTLYISGASAGEFFRRSTDRGNTWQNLSGPQVSLVFVDIVIPDRIYLFGYQHIKYSNDGGITWYDMGGEFTSNAVFMSFYQDEKTSVLYALTDEGLFYSDNELLFWRLIPGSENLPVIQPINYSSTIRNISTDNNFIYTGSASGIYKTDFVTGIDYHSNYIFPTEYQLSQNYPNPFNPVTTINYSVPSASNVSFIVYDVIGGEVKTLVNGEKLPGNYNVQFDGSELPSGVYFYTLKAGGFVDSKKMVLLK; this is translated from the coding sequence ATGAAAACAAAAATAATTTCTTTTAGCTTGCTGCTATTTATAATTGCAACCCCAACCAAATCCCAGGAATGGGAGTTTGTCGGTTTGGATTCAATGATTATTTACGGATTAGAAGTAAGAGGGGATACTATCTGGGCAGGTACACGCGATCTTTCAATTAACGATAATTCAGGATTATATAAGTCAATTGATCAAAGTCAAACTTGGGAAAAACTTGATAGTTCATTGGGCAATAAGACTGTAACTTTATTTTCAATAGATAAAAATAACAGTTCAAAAATTTTCATTTTAAAACCATATTATCAAACAGGATATTTATTTAGAACAACGAATAATGGTTTAAGCTGGGATTCAATTGGGACTCCGGGAGATGCACCTATTACAGATTTTATTATTTCGCCTATAGACCCAAACGAATATTATGTAATAACTCATACCCGTGGTCATGAATGGGAAACCATTGAATTGTTCTATAAAACAACAGATGCTGGAAATTATTGGGAATACAAATGCTGTCCCGGCGAACAAGAATTCGGAATAGTAATGACTTTTGCTTTAGATAAAATAAATCCTAATACTCTTTACATTAGTGGAGCTTCAGCAGGAGAATTTTTTAGACGCAGTACGGACAGAGGTAATACATGGCAAAACTTATCGGGACCGCAAGTATCATTAGTATTTGTTGACATTGTTATACCTGACCGAATTTATCTATTTGGTTATCAACATATAAAGTATTCAAATGATGGTGGTATCACATGGTATGATATGGGAGGTGAGTTTACATCAAATGCAGTATTTATGTCTTTTTATCAGGATGAAAAAACATCTGTGCTTTATGCTTTGACGGATGAAGGATTATTTTATTCTGATAATGAACTTCTATTCTGGAGATTAATTCCTGGTTCAGAAAATTTACCTGTGATTCAGCCAATAAACTATTCCAGCACCATTAGAAATATTTCAACTGATAATAATTTCATATATACAGGTTCAGCAAGCGGTATTTACAAAACGGATTTTGTAACGGGAATTGATTATCATTCAAATTATATTTTCCCAACTGAATACCAACTTAGTCAAAACTATCCCAATCCTTTTAATCCTGTAACAACAATAAATTATTCTGTGCCCAGTGCTTCGAATGTCAGTTTCATTGTATATGATGTTATAGGCGGAGAAGTAAAAACACTTGTAAATGGTGAAAAACTACCCGGAAATTATAATGTTCAGTTTGATGGATCAGAACTACCAAGCGGCGTTTACTTCTATACTCTAAAAGCTGGTGGTTTTGTTGATTCTAAGAAAATGGTATTGCTTAAATAG